A single genomic interval of Amycolatopsis albispora harbors:
- a CDS encoding ABC transporter ATP-binding protein, translated as MNQEVVRLTSVVKTYGGERNRVVALDGVTMGFSRGSFTAVMGPSGSGKSTFLHCAAGLDRPTSGSVVLDGHELGGMSEVALTRLRRDSVGFVFQAFNLLPALNVLENVTLPLRLAGKRPNRAAVDAIIERVGLADRRKHLPGELSGGQQQRVAIARALVSRPAVLFGDEPTGALDTQTSLEVLGLLRESVRFAGQTVIMVTHDPVAASHADRVVFLADGRVADELSQPTAELVAERMTHLGAFAAAGVA; from the coding sequence ATGAACCAGGAAGTGGTCCGGCTGACCTCGGTGGTCAAGACGTACGGGGGCGAGCGCAACCGCGTCGTCGCGCTGGACGGGGTGACAATGGGGTTTTCGCGCGGCAGCTTCACCGCGGTGATGGGGCCGTCGGGCTCGGGGAAGAGCACCTTCCTGCACTGCGCGGCCGGGCTCGACCGGCCGACCTCCGGCTCGGTGGTGCTCGACGGGCACGAGCTCGGCGGCATGTCCGAAGTGGCGCTGACGCGCCTGCGCCGGGACAGCGTCGGCTTTGTGTTCCAGGCGTTCAACCTGCTGCCCGCGTTGAACGTGCTGGAGAACGTGACGCTGCCGCTGCGGCTGGCGGGCAAGCGGCCGAACCGCGCGGCGGTCGACGCGATCATCGAGCGGGTCGGGCTCGCCGACCGGCGCAAGCACCTGCCCGGTGAGCTGTCCGGCGGGCAGCAGCAGCGGGTCGCCATCGCCCGTGCGCTGGTCAGCCGTCCCGCGGTGCTGTTCGGCGACGAGCCGACCGGCGCGCTGGACACGCAGACCTCACTGGAGGTGCTCGGCCTGCTGCGCGAGTCCGTACGGTTCGCCGGGCAGACGGTGATCATGGTCACCCACGACCCGGTGGCCGCCTCGCACGCCGACCGCGTGGTGTTCCTCGCCGACGGCCGGGTCGCCGACGAGCTGAGCCAGCCGACCGCCGAACTGGTCGCCGAGCGCATGACACACCTCGGTGCCTTCGCCGCCGCCGGGGTGGCGTGA
- a CDS encoding glyoxalase superfamily protein — protein sequence MDFKLELVQVPVSDVDRAKAFYVDQVGFVADHDHRVSAELRFVQLTPPGSACSIAIGTGLTQAPAGSQPGLQLVVSDIEAARAELAGRGVEVSDVQELPGGRFVFFSDPDGNKWSVQEVSRPS from the coding sequence ATGGACTTCAAGTTGGAGCTGGTGCAGGTTCCGGTGTCGGACGTGGACCGCGCGAAGGCGTTCTACGTGGACCAGGTGGGCTTCGTCGCGGATCATGATCATCGGGTGAGTGCGGAGCTGCGGTTCGTGCAGCTGACCCCGCCGGGGTCGGCGTGCTCGATCGCCATCGGCACCGGGCTCACCCAGGCGCCCGCCGGTTCGCAGCCCGGGTTGCAGCTGGTGGTCTCCGACATCGAGGCCGCCCGCGCCGAGCTGGCCGGGCGCGGGGTCGAGGTGAGCGACGTCCAGGAGTTGCCCGGTGGCCGGTTCGTCTTCTTCAGCGACCCCGACGGCAACAAGTGGTCCGTGCAGGAAGTTTCACGGCCGAGCTAG
- a CDS encoding sensor domain-containing protein, whose product MHTAQIEQDGSRSRPPFAGSLGFLLMNLPIGIFGFTLLFTLATTGISTAIVWVGLPIAALAVLLARGGARVERARVYAMLDTYIPVPYRALPEGSQKDRWKVRLKDGATWRDAAYFFLLFPLGIIQFVLVTTFWAVSLAFAALPIYFRYLPTGAFHFPAYDADLRWITVDSTVEALPWAALGVLFIAISVALTRAMAAGHARFAAVLLGPTRRMEEDGSPFPEAPAMSTVAG is encoded by the coding sequence ATGCACACGGCACAGATCGAGCAGGACGGCAGCCGGTCGCGTCCGCCGTTCGCGGGGTCGCTCGGCTTCCTGCTGATGAACCTGCCGATCGGCATCTTCGGCTTCACCCTGCTGTTCACCCTGGCCACCACCGGCATCTCCACCGCCATCGTCTGGGTCGGCCTGCCGATCGCCGCGCTGGCCGTGCTGCTGGCCCGCGGCGGCGCCAGGGTGGAGCGCGCACGGGTCTACGCCATGCTCGACACCTACATCCCGGTGCCCTACCGGGCCCTGCCGGAAGGCAGCCAGAAGGACCGCTGGAAGGTCCGACTCAAGGACGGCGCCACCTGGCGCGACGCGGCCTACTTCTTCCTGCTCTTCCCGCTCGGCATCATCCAGTTCGTCCTGGTCACCACGTTCTGGGCGGTCAGCCTGGCCTTCGCCGCGCTGCCCATCTACTTCCGCTACCTGCCCACCGGCGCCTTCCACTTCCCCGCCTACGACGCCGACCTGCGGTGGATCACCGTGGACTCCACCGTCGAGGCGCTGCCCTGGGCCGCGCTCGGTGTGCTGTTCATCGCCATCTCGGTGGCGCTGACCAGGGCGATGGCCGCGGGCCACGCCCGCTTCGCCGCGGTGCTGCTCGGCCCCACGCGGCGGATGGAGGAGGACGGTTCCCCTTTCCCGGAGGCCCCGGCGATGTCGACGGTGGCAGGATGA
- a CDS encoding heavy-metal-associated domain-containing protein translates to MTETTYAVTGMTCEHCARSVTEEVTKISGVTKVDVDLAGGAVTVTSENGVDDAEVRAAVDEAGYAVAS, encoded by the coding sequence ATGACCGAGACCACTTACGCGGTGACCGGGATGACCTGTGAGCACTGCGCCCGGTCGGTGACCGAGGAGGTCACCAAGATCAGCGGCGTGACCAAGGTCGACGTGGACCTCGCCGGCGGCGCGGTCACCGTCACCAGCGAGAACGGCGTCGACGACGCCGAGGTGCGCGCCGCGGTCGACGAAGCCGGTTACGCGGTCGCGAGCTGA
- a CDS encoding ABC transporter permease, which yields MFRLATRMLRYRKGGFAASFVALFFGAAIVLACGGLMETGIRTAVPPERFAAAQIVVSGNQEFELPREAVPDEDGDRDSDTGVLSERVRVDAGLVAEIGRLPGVERALPDVTFEVHDQGRQFDGHGWSSAELAGNALVAGSAPAKAGQVVLPAGAGRQPGDVAELAVRGEVQRFTVTGLTAAPSAFFTDTEAARLLGKAGAIDAVAVSVTPGTDVEALRLRIDDVIGDRSAVTLTGDERGRAEFPGAEAGGVGLITLAGVFGGMATTVAIFVVASTLGLSVQQRARELALLRAIGTTPGQLRRMVLGETLVVAVVATALAWFPGQWLGRFLFGQLAERGVVTGQMVFHQGWIPMVSAAGAALLTALGAAFVAGRRAARARPTEALAESAVPRRWLSAPRLIIALLCLGGGIALVIVTTTVMTGPVAAGTAGPTVMLWAIALALLGPGIARLAIALLGWPLRALTGLSGRLALLNARNRRLRMAAAITPIMLASGMALAMIYLQTTQQAAGERAFSENLRADAVLVSSAGGFDPALADEVAALPGVAGASALVTSSGHVVDYDNGWQDEEGLPLQGISAEGAAHTLATPFTAGDAGELRGNNVALPATFAEALGKSVGDTVTLRFGDGATTEVRIAGLLGGRPGYEVGLVPASLLAPHTDAGTVPQVLVKAEPGADLAPVLAGLAERVPGLVVTDRAAVTAANSAQQDLGAWVNYLLVAMIVGYTVISVVNTLVLATAERRREFALQRLVGSTRGQVLRMAAVEASLVAIAGIVLGGLVSLTSLVPFSLVISDTPVPDGPIGVLFAVVGGAAALALLATLVPAWFALRARPVEAAVAP from the coding sequence ATGTTCCGCCTCGCCACGCGCATGCTGCGCTACCGCAAGGGCGGGTTCGCCGCCTCGTTCGTCGCGTTGTTCTTCGGTGCCGCCATCGTGCTCGCGTGCGGTGGCCTGATGGAGACCGGCATCCGCACCGCGGTCCCGCCGGAACGGTTCGCCGCCGCGCAGATCGTGGTCAGCGGCAACCAGGAGTTCGAACTGCCGAGGGAAGCCGTTCCCGACGAGGACGGCGATCGGGACTCGGACACCGGTGTGCTGTCCGAACGCGTTCGCGTCGATGCCGGGCTGGTCGCCGAGATCGGGCGCCTCCCCGGCGTCGAACGCGCCCTGCCGGACGTCACCTTCGAGGTCCACGACCAGGGCCGCCAGTTCGACGGCCACGGCTGGAGTTCCGCCGAACTCGCCGGGAACGCGCTGGTCGCGGGCAGCGCGCCGGCGAAGGCCGGGCAGGTCGTGCTGCCCGCCGGCGCCGGCCGCCAGCCCGGTGATGTCGCCGAGCTGGCCGTGCGCGGTGAGGTGCAGCGGTTCACCGTCACCGGGCTCACGGCCGCGCCGTCCGCCTTCTTCACCGACACCGAAGCCGCTCGCCTGCTGGGCAAGGCGGGCGCGATCGACGCCGTCGCCGTGTCGGTCACCCCGGGCACCGACGTGGAAGCGTTGCGCCTGCGCATCGACGACGTGATCGGCGACCGGTCCGCGGTGACGCTGACCGGCGACGAACGCGGGCGCGCGGAATTCCCCGGCGCGGAGGCGGGCGGCGTCGGGCTGATCACGCTCGCCGGGGTGTTCGGCGGCATGGCCACCACGGTGGCGATCTTCGTGGTCGCCTCCACGCTCGGCCTGTCCGTGCAGCAGCGGGCGCGGGAACTCGCGCTGCTGCGGGCGATCGGCACCACGCCGGGGCAGCTGCGGCGGATGGTGCTCGGCGAGACGCTGGTGGTCGCCGTGGTCGCCACCGCGCTGGCCTGGTTCCCCGGGCAGTGGCTCGGGCGGTTCCTGTTCGGCCAGCTCGCCGAACGCGGGGTGGTCACCGGGCAGATGGTCTTCCACCAGGGCTGGATCCCGATGGTCAGCGCGGCCGGGGCGGCCCTGCTGACCGCGCTCGGGGCGGCGTTCGTCGCCGGTCGCCGGGCCGCGCGGGCGCGGCCGACCGAGGCACTGGCCGAGTCGGCCGTGCCACGCCGCTGGCTGAGCGCGCCCCGGCTGATCATCGCGCTGCTCTGCCTCGGCGGCGGGATCGCGCTGGTGATCGTCACCACCACGGTGATGACCGGACCGGTCGCGGCGGGCACCGCCGGGCCGACGGTGATGCTGTGGGCGATCGCGCTGGCCCTGCTCGGCCCGGGCATCGCCCGGCTGGCGATCGCGCTGCTCGGCTGGCCGCTGCGGGCGCTGACCGGGCTCAGCGGGCGGCTCGCGCTGCTCAACGCGCGGAACCGACGGCTCCGGATGGCCGCCGCGATCACCCCGATCATGCTGGCCAGCGGCATGGCGCTGGCGATGATCTACCTCCAGACCACGCAGCAGGCCGCCGGGGAACGCGCGTTCAGCGAGAACCTGCGAGCCGACGCCGTGCTGGTGTCGTCGGCGGGTGGGTTCGACCCGGCGCTGGCGGACGAGGTCGCCGCGCTGCCGGGGGTGGCCGGGGCGTCCGCGCTGGTCACCAGTTCCGGTCACGTGGTCGACTACGACAACGGCTGGCAGGACGAGGAAGGCCTGCCGTTGCAGGGGATCAGCGCCGAGGGCGCGGCGCACACGCTGGCCACGCCGTTCACCGCGGGCGACGCCGGAGAGCTGCGCGGCAACAACGTCGCGCTGCCCGCGACCTTCGCCGAAGCGCTCGGCAAGTCCGTCGGGGACACGGTCACGCTCCGCTTCGGCGACGGCGCCACCACCGAGGTGCGGATCGCCGGGCTGCTCGGCGGACGGCCGGGCTACGAGGTCGGCCTGGTGCCGGCGAGCCTGCTCGCGCCGCACACCGACGCGGGCACCGTGCCGCAGGTGCTGGTGAAGGCCGAGCCGGGCGCGGACCTCGCGCCGGTGCTGGCCGGGCTGGCCGAGCGCGTGCCGGGGCTGGTGGTCACCGACCGGGCCGCGGTGACCGCGGCGAACAGCGCGCAGCAGGACCTCGGGGCCTGGGTGAACTACCTGCTGGTGGCGATGATCGTCGGGTACACGGTGATCTCGGTGGTCAACACGCTGGTGCTGGCCACGGCCGAGCGGCGGCGCGAGTTCGCGCTGCAGCGGCTGGTCGGCTCGACGCGCGGGCAGGTGCTCCGGATGGCCGCGGTGGAGGCGAGCCTGGTGGCCATCGCCGGGATCGTGCTGGGCGGGCTGGTGTCGCTGACCTCGCTGGTGCCGTTCAGCCTCGTCATCAGCGACACGCCGGTGCCGGACGGGCCGATCGGGGTGCTGTTCGCGGTGGTCGGCGGGGCCGCGGCGCTGGCGTTGCTCGCCACGCTGGTGCCCGCGTGGTTCGCGCTGCGGGCGCGGCCGGTGGAAGCCGCTGTCGCTCCGTGA
- a CDS encoding heavy metal translocating P-type ATPase: MSSETTERLTSEVELAITGMTCASCAARIERKLNKMDGVTATVNYATEKAKVSYPADLEPTALIEQVVAAGYAATVPRTGKAPAESEVDDPVRPLRDRLIGAAALSVPVIALAMVPALQFTYWQWISLALAAPVLVWAAWPFHRATWVNLRHGAATMDTLISIGTLAAFGWSLYALLFGTAGTPGMTHPFEFTVERTSGDGNIYLEVAAGVTTFILAGRYFEARSKRRAGAALRSLLELGAKDVAVLRGDGEQRIPIGELAVGDRFVVRPGEKIATDGMVTEGGSAIDASMLTGESVPVEVGPGDTVTGGCVNAGGRLVVRATRVGSGTQLAQMAKLVEDAQNGKAAAQRLADRISAVFVPVVIALAVGTLFFWLGAGASASGAFTSAVAVLIIACPCALGLATPTALLVGTGRGAQLGILIKGPEVLESTREVDTVVLDKTGTVTTGQMSLVDVHLAEGTTAEDALRLAGALEDASEHPIAKAIVRGAKDRVGKLPKVEDFSAVEGLGVRGTVDGHAVVAGRVALLEHLPPSLAAAKAEAEKLGQTAVAVGWDGQARAVLVVADTVKPTSAEAVAGLKRLGLTPVLLTGDNEAVARAVAAEVGITEVIAEVLPRDKADVIARLQGEGKVVAMVGDGVNDAAALAKADLGLAMGTGTDVAIEASDLTLVRGDLLAAVDAIRLSRRTLGTIKGNLFWAFAYNVAALPLAAAGLLNPMIAGAAMALSSVFVVTNSLRLRGFRPITVAARP; this comes from the coding sequence ATGAGTTCCGAAACGACCGAACGCCTCACCAGCGAGGTCGAGCTGGCGATCACCGGCATGACCTGCGCCTCCTGCGCCGCCCGCATCGAGCGCAAGCTGAACAAGATGGACGGTGTCACCGCGACGGTCAACTACGCGACCGAGAAGGCGAAGGTCAGCTACCCCGCCGATCTCGAGCCGACCGCGCTGATCGAGCAGGTGGTGGCGGCCGGATACGCGGCCACCGTGCCACGTACCGGAAAAGCGCCTGCGGAGTCCGAAGTGGACGATCCGGTCCGGCCGCTGCGCGACCGGCTGATCGGCGCCGCGGCGCTGTCGGTGCCGGTGATCGCGCTGGCGATGGTCCCGGCGCTGCAGTTCACCTACTGGCAGTGGATCTCACTCGCGCTGGCCGCGCCGGTGCTGGTCTGGGCGGCGTGGCCGTTCCACCGGGCCACCTGGGTGAACCTGCGGCACGGCGCGGCCACCATGGACACGCTGATCTCGATCGGCACGCTCGCCGCGTTCGGCTGGTCGCTGTACGCGCTGCTGTTCGGCACCGCGGGCACACCCGGCATGACGCACCCGTTCGAATTCACCGTCGAACGCACCAGCGGCGACGGCAACATCTATCTCGAAGTCGCCGCCGGGGTCACCACGTTCATCCTGGCCGGGCGCTACTTCGAGGCGCGGTCGAAGCGACGGGCGGGCGCGGCGCTGCGGTCGTTGCTCGAACTCGGCGCGAAGGACGTCGCCGTGCTGCGCGGGGACGGTGAGCAGCGCATCCCGATCGGCGAACTCGCCGTCGGCGACCGGTTCGTGGTGCGGCCCGGCGAGAAGATCGCCACCGACGGAATGGTCACCGAAGGCGGCTCGGCGATCGACGCGAGCATGCTCACCGGCGAGTCGGTGCCGGTCGAGGTCGGCCCCGGCGACACCGTGACCGGCGGGTGCGTGAACGCGGGCGGCAGGCTGGTGGTCCGCGCCACGCGGGTCGGCTCGGGCACGCAGCTCGCGCAGATGGCGAAGCTGGTCGAGGACGCGCAGAACGGCAAGGCCGCCGCGCAACGGCTGGCCGACCGGATCTCCGCGGTTTTTGTGCCGGTGGTCATCGCGCTCGCGGTGGGCACGCTGTTCTTCTGGCTCGGCGCGGGCGCGTCGGCGTCGGGCGCGTTCACCTCGGCGGTGGCCGTGCTGATCATCGCCTGCCCGTGCGCGCTGGGCCTGGCCACGCCGACCGCGCTGCTGGTCGGCACCGGCCGCGGCGCGCAGCTGGGCATCCTGATCAAGGGCCCGGAGGTGCTGGAGTCGACGCGCGAGGTGGACACCGTCGTGCTGGACAAGACCGGCACGGTGACCACCGGGCAGATGTCCCTTGTGGACGTTCACCTCGCCGAGGGCACCACGGCCGAGGACGCGCTGCGCCTCGCGGGCGCACTCGAAGACGCTTCCGAACACCCGATCGCCAAGGCCATTGTGCGTGGTGCGAAGGACCGCGTCGGCAAGCTGCCGAAGGTCGAGGACTTCTCCGCGGTGGAAGGGCTCGGCGTACGGGGCACGGTCGACGGGCACGCGGTGGTGGCGGGCCGGGTCGCGCTGCTGGAGCACCTGCCCCCTTCGCTCGCCGCCGCCAAGGCGGAAGCGGAAAAGCTGGGGCAGACCGCGGTGGCGGTCGGCTGGGACGGGCAGGCACGCGCGGTGCTGGTGGTCGCCGACACCGTGAAGCCGACGTCGGCCGAAGCGGTCGCGGGCCTGAAGCGGCTCGGCCTGACGCCGGTGCTGCTGACCGGCGACAACGAAGCCGTGGCGCGTGCCGTCGCCGCCGAAGTCGGCATCACCGAGGTGATCGCCGAGGTCCTCCCCCGCGACAAGGCCGACGTGATCGCGCGGCTGCAGGGTGAGGGCAAGGTGGTCGCCATGGTCGGCGACGGGGTCAACGACGCGGCCGCGCTGGCGAAGGCGGACCTGGGGCTGGCCATGGGCACCGGCACCGACGTGGCGATCGAAGCCAGCGACCTGACCCTGGTGCGCGGTGACCTGCTGGCCGCCGTGGACGCGATCCGCCTGTCGCGGCGCACGCTCGGCACGATCAAGGGCAACCTGTTCTGGGCGTTCGCCTACAACGTGGCCGCGTTGCCGCTGGCCGCGGCCGGCCTGCTGAACCCGATGATCGCCGGGGCCGCGATGGCGCTCAGCTCGGTTTTTGTCGTGACGAACAGCCTGCGCCTGCGGGGTTTCCGGCCGATAACGGTCGCGGCCCGCCCGTAA
- a CDS encoding metal-sensitive transcriptional regulator — translation MASYSGDKEAYLKRLRRVEGQIRGLQRMVEQDKYCIDILTQVSAATKALQAFSLELLDEHLSTCVVDAAAAGGKEAEAKVREASEAIARLVRS, via the coding sequence ATGGCCAGCTACAGCGGCGACAAGGAGGCGTACCTCAAGCGGCTGCGCCGGGTGGAGGGCCAGATCCGCGGGTTGCAGCGCATGGTCGAGCAGGACAAGTACTGCATCGACATCCTCACCCAGGTTTCGGCCGCGACCAAGGCGTTGCAGGCGTTTTCCCTCGAACTGCTCGACGAGCACCTGTCCACCTGCGTGGTGGACGCGGCCGCGGCGGGCGGCAAGGAGGCCGAGGCGAAGGTCAGGGAGGCGTCCGAGGCCATCGCGCGCCTCGTCCGCTCCTGA